In Hahella sp. KA22, one genomic interval encodes:
- a CDS encoding FMN-dependent NADH-azoreductase, which produces MNLLHIKVSPNLHGSASREVSDYLVDRLKLKYPDLNEVVLDLSQDPLPHLDGFTIGAFFTKPEERTEQQISAVKLSDKMIDMLFASEMIVLSSPMWNLGLPSVLKAWFDHVTRAGRTFKFTEAGGKVGLVQDKKVYVVMASGSVFSSGPFVSHDQFTPYVKVAFEYIGVTDVNIVRVDGTHDPLTRNTAVPNAISSVEEMNI; this is translated from the coding sequence ATGAATCTCTTGCACATCAAAGTGAGTCCAAACCTGCACGGTTCCGCGTCGAGGGAAGTATCCGACTATCTTGTCGACCGGCTGAAATTGAAATACCCGGATCTCAATGAAGTGGTTCTTGATCTGTCGCAAGACCCGTTGCCGCACCTGGATGGATTCACTATTGGAGCGTTCTTTACGAAGCCTGAAGAACGAACCGAGCAGCAAATAAGCGCCGTCAAACTCTCAGACAAAATGATCGACATGCTGTTCGCCAGCGAAATGATTGTCCTGTCGTCACCGATGTGGAATCTGGGATTGCCTTCTGTATTGAAGGCCTGGTTTGACCACGTCACCAGAGCAGGGCGGACCTTCAAGTTTACGGAAGCGGGCGGCAAGGTAGGGTTGGTTCAGGATAAAAAAGTGTATGTCGTGATGGCGAGCGGAAGCGTCTTTTCAAGCGGCCCCTTTGTCAGTCATGACCAGTTTACCCCCTATGTCAAAGTAGCGTTTGAGTACATTGGGGTCACCGATGTGAATATCGTGCGAGTTGATGGAACCCACGATCCGCTGACCCGCAACACCGCCGTGCCCAACGCGATCTCCAGCGTTGAAGAGATGAATATCTAG
- a CDS encoding GEVED domain-containing protein → MPNQPADVQYCIANGVSQDEWIESINIDGVKKQSGEPVAQQGGEGYSDFSNQVIDIRSGYITLTPGYRLNSYREHWRVWFDLNQNGVFEDDEMVLDNLSGEGAVQGRLKLPVVSEPLLTRMRVSMTYEGASQSACGDFGYGETEDYTVQLGVAPEATLPNVCSQEGPYSGRTLTNGKAICMPDAAPNYLSIGNSEKYQSIAISTGHGSGNLSLYAKNGGWPKTDGSDPASTKNGNGECLIIKNPSSYWTYITVTGAKSAASLVVDLGATSCRGSTDTPDPTDNDGYQYNSVNILVYRFEFTDAPFKWDTLEQDLQKVNEYYKEQSYGRFTVTYDLSQPVIRINESKSKYDNDFFAWRELYERKIRETGVDPGNPGAANIIMMTAPQVGNFNSSAGPPLMSIYHHTPGVVAHEMGHAMGLRHAKAVEAGPGRIIGTGDIEKESLNYGNVYSMMGMGAHTLEEYNLMYKSYFGWLTDSEVPLINSSGVYRIYAFDYGTRSGTNAPGYIGLKLKSGNGAYTYWVEYRTTHYRYKNTKNGVLLNLQGYMENEKDPDFWKHTSHLLDMTPGSLTPGKDSPWALIDQTDSELVIGKTYTDHWGGFRITPIAKGGVEDSAKAWIDVKVEML, encoded by the coding sequence ATGCCAAATCAGCCTGCAGATGTTCAGTATTGTATTGCGAACGGTGTGTCGCAGGATGAGTGGATTGAAAGCATTAACATTGATGGTGTAAAGAAACAGTCTGGTGAGCCTGTCGCACAACAGGGCGGGGAAGGTTACTCCGACTTCTCGAATCAAGTCATTGATATTCGTTCCGGGTACATAACCCTGACCCCAGGATACCGCCTGAATTCCTATCGAGAGCATTGGCGTGTCTGGTTTGACCTGAACCAGAACGGCGTGTTTGAAGATGATGAAATGGTGCTCGATAACCTGTCCGGAGAGGGCGCAGTTCAGGGCAGATTAAAACTCCCTGTTGTTTCGGAGCCGTTATTGACCCGAATGCGAGTATCAATGACCTATGAGGGCGCGTCGCAGTCCGCCTGCGGTGATTTCGGCTACGGGGAAACGGAAGATTACACCGTGCAGCTGGGCGTGGCGCCTGAGGCCACTCTTCCAAATGTCTGTAGCCAGGAAGGGCCATACAGCGGTAGAACGCTGACCAACGGCAAAGCCATCTGTATGCCCGACGCGGCCCCTAACTACCTTAGTATCGGCAATTCGGAAAAGTATCAAAGCATTGCTATCAGCACTGGGCATGGAAGCGGCAATTTAAGTCTGTACGCCAAGAACGGCGGCTGGCCGAAAACGGACGGCTCTGATCCAGCCTCAACCAAGAATGGCAATGGCGAGTGTCTGATCATCAAGAACCCGTCCAGTTACTGGACCTACATCACCGTGACTGGCGCCAAGTCCGCGGCGTCATTGGTGGTTGATCTCGGCGCCACATCCTGTCGCGGCTCCACGGACACCCCCGACCCGACGGATAATGACGGCTACCAATACAACTCCGTGAACATTCTGGTTTACCGCTTCGAGTTTACGGACGCCCCTTTCAAATGGGACACCCTGGAGCAGGACCTGCAGAAGGTGAACGAGTATTACAAGGAGCAATCTTACGGCCGTTTCACGGTGACTTATGACCTGTCGCAGCCCGTTATCCGGATTAACGAAAGTAAGTCCAAATACGATAATGATTTCTTCGCCTGGAGAGAGTTGTACGAAAGAAAAATTCGTGAGACTGGCGTTGATCCCGGTAATCCTGGAGCAGCAAACATCATTATGATGACGGCGCCGCAAGTGGGTAACTTTAATTCCAGCGCCGGGCCGCCATTAATGTCCATCTACCATCACACTCCCGGCGTGGTCGCCCATGAAATGGGACACGCAATGGGACTCAGGCACGCCAAGGCGGTCGAGGCTGGCCCCGGAAGAATTATCGGCACAGGCGATATTGAAAAAGAAAGCCTCAATTATGGCAACGTGTACAGCATGATGGGCATGGGCGCGCATACGCTTGAAGAGTACAACCTGATGTACAAAAGCTACTTTGGCTGGCTAACCGACAGCGAAGTTCCCCTGATCAACAGCTCGGGCGTCTATCGCATCTACGCCTTCGACTACGGAACCCGCAGTGGAACCAACGCGCCAGGCTATATCGGCCTCAAACTGAAGTCCGGCAACGGCGCCTACACCTACTGGGTTGAGTATCGCACCACTCACTACCGCTACAAAAACACCAAAAACGGCGTGCTGCTCAACCTGCAGGGATATATGGAAAACGAGAAAGACCCGGATTTCTGGAAACACACCTCCCATCTCCTGGACATGACCCCCGGCTCCCTGACTCCCGGCAAAGACTCCCCCTGGGCCCTGATCGACCAAACCGACTCAGAACTGGTGATCGGAAAAACCTACACCGACCACTGGGGCGGCTTCCGCATCACCCCCATCGCCAAAGGCGGCGTAGAAGACAGCGCCAAAGCCTGGATTGACGTGAAGGTGGAAATGCTGTAG
- a CDS encoding glutathione S-transferase family protein, which yields MNAHFSNTQAPIKLYRNPMSGHCHRVELMLSFLDLPYETIDLDMANGAHKAPEYLKINPFGQVPTIDDNGFVLGDSNAIITYLAQKYSHGDEWSPKEAEQAAQVQRWLSVAAGEIAQGPCTVRLVKLFGMKLDYERAKTITESLFGVLEPLLSSRDYLAGDRITLADVAGYSYIAHAPEGGVSLQPYPAIRAWLERIEAHPGFVGMKRSPLATA from the coding sequence GTGAACGCCCATTTTTCCAATACACAAGCGCCGATCAAACTCTATCGCAATCCCATGTCAGGTCACTGCCACCGCGTTGAGCTGATGCTTTCATTCCTGGATTTGCCTTATGAAACGATTGATCTGGATATGGCGAACGGCGCGCACAAGGCGCCGGAGTATCTGAAAATCAACCCGTTTGGACAGGTTCCCACCATTGACGACAATGGCTTCGTGCTAGGTGATTCCAACGCTATCATCACTTATCTGGCGCAGAAATATAGCCATGGCGACGAATGGTCACCCAAAGAAGCGGAGCAGGCGGCGCAAGTACAGCGCTGGCTCTCCGTCGCGGCGGGAGAAATCGCGCAGGGCCCTTGCACCGTGCGCCTGGTAAAGCTTTTTGGCATGAAGCTGGATTATGAGCGAGCCAAAACCATTACTGAGTCACTTTTTGGCGTCCTGGAGCCCCTGCTGTCGAGCCGTGACTACCTTGCCGGCGATCGCATCACCCTGGCGGACGTGGCGGGTTATAGCTACATCGCTCATGCGCCGGAGGGCGGCGTCAGTTTGCAGCCATATCCCGCCATTCGCGCCTGGCTGGAGAGAATTGAAGCGCATCCCGGATTTGTTGGCATGAAGCGCTCTCCTTTAGCGACAGCATAG
- a CDS encoding protein-disulfide reductase DsbD has protein sequence MQVVTTWLVVLLCSQPAIANEPLENQRLLSIAMTPESDHPTTGDTLELALTMTPQQGWHGYWLNPGDAGFPTKFSWELPEGVTVGEMQYPAPSQLLTADIMNYVYPGEFTLLTRVKIDKNVAEGSSLPIKVDVNYLVCSPSVCLPERQQVETTLRVGDGRISKVRAHKFAQWRQKLAKPLDAKGQFSVENGQFILALPLPGSIKSDNAHIYPITNHRIVNNARQSLFHDGDVLRMQTQAGDEQGERFQGVLVLDNGMALSFEADKSERAALISEAKNSGGDSSIKDTWLLGITAFLGAILGGVLLNIMPCVFPILSLKILSLTHQESEKDARSGAAAYTFGAVLVCVLLGGVILGLRALGHQIGWAFQLQSPGVIATLIVLMSAIGFNLAGLFEIGSMTSGSRLQDKKGAIGEFWTGVLAAFIATPCTGPFMATALGAALVLPVGIAFMIFAGLGFGMALPLLLVSFIPTLRAHLPKPGAWMTTARRVLSLPMFLTVIGLIWVLMRQSNNDYVLSVFAAAMLSAFGLWMTGLWQQSQRRGQWWPAISLTILPLLAVISWIPPTQASPQHEQKEVSEAFVFNQDQLSTLREKQDVFLYFTADWCLTCKVNEKTSIDQNDVKEAFKQRNVVTMIGDWTNGDSKITEFLSQHGRSGVPLYLWYKKGTSTPTVLPQILTPSILVNQVSVGKSQ, from the coding sequence ATGCAAGTAGTGACGACCTGGTTGGTTGTCTTGCTATGTTCGCAACCAGCCATAGCGAATGAACCACTGGAAAATCAGCGTCTGCTTTCTATCGCGATGACGCCGGAATCGGACCATCCCACTACCGGCGACACGCTGGAGCTTGCGTTAACGATGACGCCCCAGCAAGGCTGGCATGGTTATTGGCTTAACCCTGGCGATGCGGGATTTCCTACCAAATTCAGCTGGGAACTTCCTGAAGGCGTGACAGTAGGGGAGATGCAATACCCGGCCCCGAGTCAGCTCTTAACCGCTGACATCATGAACTATGTTTATCCTGGCGAATTTACTCTACTGACACGGGTAAAGATTGATAAAAACGTCGCGGAGGGAAGTTCACTGCCTATAAAAGTCGACGTCAACTATCTGGTTTGCAGCCCCTCTGTGTGCCTGCCTGAACGGCAACAGGTAGAAACCACGCTGAGGGTCGGCGATGGTCGCATTTCCAAAGTCCGTGCGCATAAGTTCGCCCAGTGGCGACAAAAGTTAGCCAAACCTCTGGACGCCAAAGGCCAGTTTTCCGTCGAAAACGGTCAGTTTATTCTCGCCTTGCCGCTACCCGGCTCAATTAAGAGCGATAACGCTCATATCTATCCCATCACTAATCATAGGATTGTCAATAACGCGAGGCAGTCTCTCTTCCATGACGGCGATGTTCTTCGCATGCAAACGCAAGCGGGCGATGAACAGGGTGAGCGATTCCAGGGCGTCCTGGTGCTGGACAACGGCATGGCGCTGAGTTTTGAAGCGGATAAATCTGAGCGCGCGGCCTTAATATCTGAAGCGAAAAATAGCGGTGGCGATTCCTCTATTAAAGATACATGGCTGCTCGGGATCACGGCTTTTCTCGGTGCGATCCTGGGCGGTGTACTGCTCAACATCATGCCATGCGTGTTTCCTATATTGAGTTTAAAAATACTGAGTCTGACACACCAGGAATCTGAAAAAGACGCCAGGTCAGGCGCTGCGGCTTATACGTTTGGCGCCGTCCTGGTATGCGTTTTACTGGGCGGTGTGATCCTGGGCCTGCGAGCCTTGGGGCATCAAATCGGCTGGGCGTTTCAACTCCAGAGCCCTGGGGTGATCGCCACATTGATCGTCTTGATGAGCGCGATTGGCTTCAATTTGGCTGGCCTCTTTGAAATCGGATCCATGACTTCAGGTTCTCGACTGCAAGATAAAAAAGGAGCAATCGGCGAATTTTGGACCGGGGTTTTAGCAGCCTTTATCGCCACACCTTGTACCGGGCCATTCATGGCGACCGCCTTGGGGGCGGCGCTGGTGTTGCCTGTCGGTATAGCATTCATGATCTTTGCGGGCCTGGGTTTCGGCATGGCGTTACCACTATTGCTGGTGAGTTTTATCCCCACTTTACGCGCCCACTTACCGAAACCCGGGGCCTGGATGACGACAGCCAGACGCGTTCTTTCTCTGCCAATGTTTTTGACCGTCATTGGCTTAATCTGGGTTTTGATGCGCCAATCAAACAATGACTATGTGTTATCCGTATTTGCAGCCGCGATGTTGTCGGCTTTTGGCTTATGGATGACCGGCTTATGGCAGCAATCGCAACGTCGAGGCCAATGGTGGCCCGCAATCTCGTTAACAATATTGCCTTTACTGGCGGTGATCAGCTGGATACCGCCCACTCAAGCTTCTCCTCAACATGAGCAGAAAGAAGTATCAGAAGCGTTTGTGTTTAATCAGGATCAGCTGAGTACATTGCGGGAAAAACAAGACGTCTTTCTGTACTTCACCGCCGATTGGTGCCTGACCTGCAAAGTAAATGAAAAGACCTCCATCGATCAAAACGACGTAAAAGAAGCGTTTAAACAACGCAATGTCGTCACCATGATCGGCGACTGGACCAACGGCGATAGCAAGATAACCGAATTCTTATCCCAGCATGGCCGATCAGGCGTGCCCCTCTATCTATGGTATAAAAAAGGAACAAGCACCCCCACGGTGTTGCCACAAATCCTGACGCCATCGATATTAGTTAATCAGGTTAGTGTAGGGAAGTCTCAATAA
- a CDS encoding pyridoxamine 5'-phosphate oxidase family protein, whose protein sequence is MTQPENSPFHAAEIAVQKRLGVADQVAQYSGGIRKAMPMQHRKFFCELPFVILGLVDQQGFPWCMPLFPGAAALSGHSGFITSPTDTRLELQALPALTHLLNLDFAPGRKVGMLGIQLHTRRRNRMNGVIGEVAATGFSIDVELSFGNCPKYIQTRELQWVKDESAALSVDSAVVVDGIAEQAKSLITQSDTFFIASRTQLMDSDPRHGVDASHRGGKPGFVKVEGDTLLFPDFSGNRFFNTLGNIESDGRVGLFFPDFSTGNVLLAAGRAEVLWDHPSLNEFEGAQRVIAVTVEKSTYLEKFMPVTGELQELSPALDGTGVWKDRKPSAAATYQSLKLMEKRRESDKVTSFYLAPDSGETIKDYIPGQFLPVEIRLPGHKQPLKRHYTLSSGRAAGRYRITVKREENGEVSKALHDHIQVGDVIHAGAPAGQFTLRQNDHAVVLISAGVGITPMIAMLEGLIHEVNQGAAARPVWFIHATQNSQSHLFADELTQLAAQYDWLHLHTVYSRPLPQDKPHKNHDSEGHISIELLKHILPFDQYDFYLCGSEGFMRSIYKALVSTGVQKANIYYEFFGEGTIGEIDSSANIAGKAQVSFSQSGVSGEWSSDDGSLLAFAEKLSVTAPFSCRSGNCGACMAPIKKGSVAYQTPTSFSAEAGNALLCCAKPAEGSAEVVIDI, encoded by the coding sequence ATGACTCAGCCAGAAAACTCTCCGTTTCACGCGGCGGAAATCGCGGTGCAAAAGCGGCTTGGCGTTGCGGACCAGGTGGCGCAGTACTCCGGGGGAATCCGTAAGGCGATGCCGATGCAGCATCGGAAGTTTTTCTGCGAGCTGCCCTTTGTCATCCTGGGCCTTGTCGACCAGCAAGGCTTTCCCTGGTGCATGCCGTTGTTTCCGGGGGCGGCGGCGCTCTCCGGTCACTCCGGGTTTATCACTTCTCCCACTGATACTCGTCTGGAGCTGCAGGCATTGCCTGCCCTGACCCACCTATTGAACCTGGATTTCGCCCCAGGCCGGAAGGTGGGGATGCTGGGCATTCAGCTACATACCCGTCGACGTAATCGTATGAATGGAGTAATCGGTGAAGTGGCCGCAACGGGATTCAGCATTGATGTGGAACTCAGTTTCGGTAATTGCCCTAAATACATACAAACCCGTGAACTGCAGTGGGTAAAGGACGAGTCCGCCGCTCTGTCCGTTGATAGCGCCGTGGTCGTCGACGGCATTGCTGAACAGGCAAAGTCGCTGATAACGCAATCAGATACTTTCTTTATCGCTTCCCGCACCCAATTAATGGACAGCGATCCACGCCATGGCGTTGACGCCTCCCACCGTGGCGGTAAACCGGGTTTCGTGAAAGTGGAGGGCGATACCCTGTTGTTTCCGGACTTCAGCGGCAACCGCTTTTTCAATACGTTGGGCAATATCGAGTCTGACGGTCGAGTCGGTCTGTTTTTCCCCGACTTCTCGACAGGAAATGTGCTGTTGGCGGCGGGGCGCGCCGAAGTGCTTTGGGATCATCCCTCACTGAATGAGTTCGAAGGCGCGCAGCGCGTCATCGCTGTCACCGTGGAAAAGTCCACCTACCTCGAAAAGTTCATGCCGGTAACGGGGGAACTGCAAGAGCTGTCTCCGGCTCTCGATGGAACTGGCGTGTGGAAAGATCGCAAGCCGTCCGCCGCCGCTACATATCAATCGCTCAAATTGATGGAAAAACGTAGAGAGAGCGACAAAGTAACGTCGTTTTATCTGGCTCCGGACAGCGGCGAAACGATCAAAGACTACATTCCCGGGCAGTTTCTGCCGGTAGAAATACGCCTTCCTGGCCATAAACAGCCGTTAAAGCGTCACTATACCTTGTCCTCCGGCCGCGCCGCCGGCCGTTATCGCATCACGGTGAAGCGGGAAGAAAATGGCGAGGTTTCCAAGGCGCTACACGATCATATTCAAGTCGGCGATGTGATTCATGCAGGCGCGCCCGCCGGACAGTTTACGCTCCGGCAAAATGATCATGCCGTCGTGCTGATTTCCGCTGGCGTCGGTATAACCCCGATGATCGCCATGTTGGAGGGGCTTATTCATGAGGTGAACCAGGGCGCAGCCGCCAGGCCGGTGTGGTTTATCCACGCCACACAAAACAGTCAGTCTCATCTCTTCGCAGATGAGTTGACGCAACTGGCGGCGCAGTACGATTGGTTGCATCTTCATACGGTATATTCCAGACCATTACCGCAAGATAAGCCCCATAAAAACCATGATTCAGAAGGACATATATCTATTGAACTGCTGAAGCACATATTGCCTTTTGATCAATATGATTTTTATTTATGCGGCTCGGAAGGTTTTATGAGAAGCATCTATAAAGCATTGGTTTCAACTGGCGTCCAGAAAGCCAATATATATTATGAATTCTTCGGTGAAGGAACGATCGGGGAAATAGATTCCTCCGCCAATATCGCCGGCAAAGCGCAAGTTAGTTTTTCCCAAAGCGGAGTATCGGGCGAATGGTCCTCTGATGACGGCAGTCTATTAGCGTTCGCTGAAAAACTCAGCGTCACGGCGCCATTCAGTTGTCGGTCGGGTAACTGCGGCGCCTGCATGGCGCCCATTAAGAAGGGAAGTGTGGCCTATCAAACGCCCACAAGCTTTTCCGCGGAAGCAGGAAATGCGCTTCTTTGTTGCGCCAAACCCGCTGAAGGTAGCGCAGAGGTAGTGATTGATATTTAG
- a CDS encoding TlpA disulfide reductase family protein, protein MRVQLKGLMKIPLIALSLSVFSQACHAEDADYAAEGERRAKVAGESLLGAPAPNIKIKDIDGGTIDLAQIYGEKPVYLKFWATWCGPCREQMQGFEEIYKKYGDKIQVVAINTGISDSLESVTAFRKKVGLTMPITIDNGELARAFQLRVTPQHVLIDKKGQFAYFGHKDDLALHQALDNVVAEKPAGKPLNNPDLALKDDGYQKGDTAQDISFSTIDEQSFNVRFNTSNSKKVAVVFFAPWCEWYLEETEPRTSKACTQVRELLESKSKSTDVQWVTVSSNLWTSAADLKDYRKSYAATPPIVFDDDGELFKQFGVNQIPTITVIEPNGVISLKSSIQDEDFEAALHTLSSFK, encoded by the coding sequence ATGCGAGTACAACTTAAGGGCTTGATGAAAATACCGTTAATTGCGTTATCTCTGAGTGTTTTCTCTCAAGCCTGCCATGCGGAAGACGCAGACTATGCAGCCGAAGGCGAGCGCCGGGCCAAGGTTGCCGGAGAATCTCTGTTGGGCGCGCCGGCGCCCAACATCAAGATCAAGGACATTGACGGCGGAACGATCGACCTTGCTCAAATATACGGCGAAAAGCCCGTGTATCTTAAATTCTGGGCGACCTGGTGCGGGCCTTGCCGCGAACAGATGCAGGGGTTTGAAGAAATCTATAAAAAGTACGGCGATAAAATTCAGGTCGTTGCAATCAATACGGGGATTAGCGACAGCCTGGAATCCGTGACGGCGTTTCGGAAAAAAGTCGGCTTAACCATGCCGATCACCATCGACAATGGTGAGCTGGCCCGCGCATTTCAATTACGCGTTACGCCGCAGCACGTATTAATTGATAAAAAAGGGCAGTTCGCCTATTTCGGCCATAAAGATGATCTGGCGTTACATCAGGCGCTGGATAACGTCGTGGCGGAAAAGCCGGCTGGAAAACCACTTAACAACCCTGACCTGGCGCTCAAAGACGATGGTTATCAAAAGGGAGATACGGCTCAGGATATCTCTTTTTCAACCATCGATGAGCAGTCGTTTAATGTCCGTTTTAACACGTCAAACAGCAAAAAAGTGGCTGTTGTGTTCTTCGCGCCATGGTGTGAATGGTATCTAGAGGAAACGGAACCCAGGACTTCAAAAGCCTGCACGCAGGTTCGTGAACTGCTGGAGAGCAAATCCAAATCGACGGATGTGCAGTGGGTGACCGTTTCAAGCAACTTATGGACGTCGGCCGCTGACCTTAAAGATTATCGCAAGAGTTATGCAGCCACCCCGCCAATCGTATTCGATGACGACGGAGAACTGTTTAAGCAATTTGGCGTCAATCAAATACCCACTATCACGGTCATTGAACCTAACGGCGTTATTAGCCTGAAATCTTCGATACAGGACGAGGATTTCGAGGCCGCCTTACACACTCTCTCATCCTTCAAATAA
- a CDS encoding PLP-dependent aminotransferase family protein, which translates to MGYKDIYDRFINAIHSGDLKPGERAPSIRNLAQELGVAKKTVESAYDILIGEGYLVSRGPKGTLVNPDLVIDAAYRDHAPSRLDDPDLRKIVDFRDARGVFQLGIPSLDEFPYKKWLLLSGKVTRSMTYEDMNHPSVMGHLPLRQAIANYLNISRGIDCSADQIFITNGYNSSLRLILEAMASGADKVIFEEPGYFFGQKLLERRIQNLDYAPVDSEGVNVDFLVAHHSDAKFVITTPSHQSPLTVSLSLPRRHQLLNWAQENQAWIIEDDYDGEFHFSRKNIPSLKSLDVFDRVIYVGTFSKTIMPSLRTAYVVIPKALIPQFYETAEIVETGLPLLPQKILELFISSGAFFKHLKRMRSLYESRRRMVHDAFMEMYGDYFDMPLQNGGMHIVAFLKHGAKDRELCNIWQSHNLQVLPLSMWYAQKKHRKYGLVMGYTNIKSKEDALSALRLPYQQTRELFS; encoded by the coding sequence GTGGGTTACAAAGATATCTATGATCGCTTTATTAACGCCATACATAGCGGCGATCTGAAGCCCGGCGAACGGGCGCCATCCATCCGCAATCTGGCGCAGGAGCTAGGCGTCGCCAAAAAAACCGTGGAGTCGGCTTACGATATTCTGATCGGCGAGGGCTACCTTGTCAGTCGAGGGCCCAAGGGAACCCTGGTTAATCCGGACTTGGTCATTGACGCCGCATACCGGGATCATGCGCCCAGCAGGCTTGATGACCCGGATTTAAGGAAAATCGTGGATTTTCGGGATGCGCGTGGGGTCTTTCAGCTTGGCATTCCGTCGCTGGATGAGTTTCCCTATAAAAAGTGGCTGCTTTTATCGGGAAAAGTGACCCGTTCCATGACTTATGAGGACATGAACCACCCGTCCGTCATGGGACACCTTCCCCTTCGGCAAGCGATAGCCAACTACCTGAATATTTCACGGGGCATAGACTGCTCTGCCGACCAGATCTTCATCACCAATGGCTACAATTCCAGCCTCAGGCTCATACTTGAGGCGATGGCGTCGGGCGCCGATAAAGTCATATTTGAGGAGCCTGGTTATTTCTTTGGTCAAAAGCTGTTAGAGAGACGAATTCAAAATCTCGACTACGCGCCCGTGGATTCGGAAGGCGTCAATGTCGACTTTCTGGTCGCCCATCATAGCGACGCGAAATTTGTCATCACCACCCCCTCCCATCAGAGCCCCCTTACTGTCAGCCTGTCTTTACCGAGACGGCATCAGTTACTGAACTGGGCGCAAGAGAATCAGGCATGGATCATCGAGGATGACTACGACGGAGAGTTTCACTTTTCCAGAAAGAATATCCCGTCGCTAAAAAGCCTGGATGTCTTCGACCGGGTTATCTACGTCGGGACGTTCAGCAAAACCATCATGCCATCACTGCGCACGGCTTATGTGGTGATTCCCAAAGCATTGATCCCTCAGTTCTACGAGACAGCGGAAATCGTCGAGACAGGGTTGCCTCTGCTCCCGCAAAAAATTCTGGAGTTATTTATCTCCTCCGGCGCTTTCTTCAAACACCTTAAACGCATGCGTTCTCTGTATGAATCCAGAAGAAGAATGGTGCATGACGCGTTTATGGAAATGTATGGCGATTACTTCGATATGCCGCTTCAAAACGGCGGTATGCATATTGTCGCCTTCCTGAAACACGGCGCCAAAGACAGAGAGCTTTGCAATATATGGCAGTCGCATAACCTGCAAGTGCTGCCGCTTTCCATGTGGTACGCCCAGAAGAAACACAGGAAATACGGACTGGTCATGGGGTACACCAATATCAAATCCAAAGAAGACGCCCTCTCGGCGCTGCGCCTCCCCTATCAGCAGACGCGGGAGCTATTTTCCTAG
- a CDS encoding ABC transporter substrate-binding protein codes for MKRIRLALLGALLITINAAAGEISFLTHNLEGQVYTDQNGELRGIKHSGKRAFNIEVVRELMLTMKHPTQFLEVPFARGMQMVTSSNDLALFNVSRTLDRENIVKWVGPIQKESDYFYEMKSAPTGISKLDDARKVSSICVLNGAIHHKILSSYNFSNIYTNVSYVGCFNMLKKGRVDLTVSAASTVLSKLKEAEISPDQIQQTPVVLLVSEGYIAFSSNIPDSTIDKWQEALDHLKDSGEYEKLYQLYFLPDD; via the coding sequence ATGAAGCGAATAAGACTAGCGTTGTTAGGCGCACTTCTAATAACCATTAATGCAGCAGCTGGCGAAATCTCCTTTCTGACGCATAACCTGGAGGGACAGGTTTATACGGACCAGAATGGTGAGCTGAGAGGAATAAAACATTCAGGCAAAAGGGCTTTCAATATCGAAGTCGTCAGGGAATTAATGCTTACCATGAAGCATCCCACTCAATTTCTGGAAGTCCCCTTCGCCAGAGGCATGCAAATGGTCACGAGCAGCAATGATCTGGCTCTGTTTAATGTCAGTAGAACGCTAGATAGGGAAAATATTGTTAAGTGGGTTGGCCCCATTCAGAAAGAGTCGGACTATTTTTATGAAATGAAATCAGCTCCGACAGGCATATCAAAATTAGACGACGCCAGAAAAGTGTCCTCAATATGCGTTCTTAATGGCGCGATACACCATAAAATCCTTAGCAGCTACAACTTTAGTAATATTTATACCAACGTAAGCTACGTTGGTTGTTTCAACATGTTGAAAAAAGGAAGAGTTGATTTAACTGTTTCGGCCGCAAGTACAGTATTAAGCAAGCTAAAAGAAGCAGAAATCTCACCAGATCAAATTCAGCAAACGCCGGTGGTGCTGCTGGTGTCAGAAGGCTATATTGCTTTTTCCAGCAACATTCCTGACAGCACCATTGATAAGTGGCAAGAAGCCCTTGATCACCTAAAGGATTCTGGCGAGTATGAAAAACTCTATCAGCTCTATTTTTTACCTGATGACTAA